In Eleutherodactylus coqui strain aEleCoq1 chromosome 4, aEleCoq1.hap1, whole genome shotgun sequence, the following are encoded in one genomic region:
- the LOC136625065 gene encoding uncharacterized protein: protein MTTEHEIQFWLLLLGYVASRRKKRKRETVRNYWVHPLTSQRFSKGQFHLLYGDLRKSPKRFFDYFKMSVATFDELLENLRPALIRSDTKMRLAISPEERLCVTIKYLATGHSFTSLHFRFLIGKATIRLIVRETCRAICDTLLSVHMPEPTTETWRKIADDFYATTSFPNCVGALDAKDIRTKMPPNSGAKHWNSSKHSIVLLALVDSNYRFIAIDVGAYGTTGCCSIFKKSHLGRKMKEGQLDLPECKPLPGTTRPPMPFVFVADEAFGLTENILRPYPNRNITPIRKVFNYRLIRARRAIDSAFGILANKWRVFYAPVQLEANFVQDIIKAACVLHNLVLLRDGFVFEDILSNPLHDVAWSTVRGPVSGMLVRNSFASYFVSPQGEIPWQNEKI from the exons ATGACCACGGAACACGAGATCCAGTTCTGGTTGCTGCTCCTCGGCTACGTCGCATCCAGACGGAAGAAGCGTAAGAGAGAGACGGTCCGGAACTACTGGGTGCACCCGCTGACCAGCCAGCGCTTCTCCAAGGGGCAGTTTCACCTCCTTTATGGAGATTTGCGCAAAAGCCCTAAAAGGTTTTTCGATTATTTTAAAATGTCCGTAGCGACGTTCGACGAACTGCTGGAGAATCTGAGACCGGCGCTGATCCGGAGCGACACCAAGATGCGGCTGGCCATCTCCCCGGAGGAGCGGCTGTGCGTGACTATCAA GTACCTGGCCACGGGCCATAGTTTCACTTCTCTTCACTTTCGATTCCTCATTGGAAAAGCCACGATCCGGTTGATTGTTCGTGAGACCTGCAGAGCGATCTGTGACACCCTGCTGAGCGTCCACATGCCGGAGCCGACTACGGAGACCTGGCGGAAGATAGCTGACGACTTCTACGCCACAACCAGCTTCCCGAATTGCGTTGGGGCGTTGGATGCAAAAGACATTAGAACGAAGATGCCGCCCAATAGCGGCGCCAAGCACTGGAACTCGAGCAAACACTCCATCGTCCTCCTGGCCTTAGTGGACAGCAACTATAGGTTCATCGCCATAGACGTTGGCGCCTACGGGACGACCGGGTGTTGTAGTATTTTTAAGAAGTCTCACCTGGGGCGGAAGATGAAAGAAGGCCAATTAGATTTGCCGGAATGTAAGCCGTTGCCGGGCACAACTCGCCCGCCCATGCCATTTGTTTTTGTTGCCGATGAAGCATTTGGACTCACTGAGAATATTTTGAGACCCTACCCCAACAGGAACATCACCCCCATCAGGAAGGTCTTCAACTACAGGCTGATCCGGGCAAGGCGAGCCATAGACAGCGCTTTCGGCATACTGGCCAACAAGTGGCGCGTCTTCTATGCCCCGGTGCAGCTAGAGGCCAACTTTGTTCAAGACATCATCAAGGCCGCCTGCGTCCTCCACAACCTGGTGCTTCTAAGGGACGGCTTTGTCTTCGAGGACATTCTCAGTAACCCGCTACATGACGTGGCGTGGAGCACGGTCCGCGGGCCCGTGAGCGGCATGCTGGTCAGGAATTCTTTTGCGAGTTACTTTGTGTCGCCACAAGGAGAAATCCCCTGGCAGAATGAGAAGATCTAA
- the SMIM11 gene encoding small integral membrane protein 11 → MMPEFNWKALDNFPLLMYILAAKTVLLCLAFAGVKIYQSNKIEAKLKREREERLKMMAEKEESEKKDD, encoded by the exons atgatgcccGAATTCAACTGGAAG GCTTTGGACAACTTCCCGCTGCTGATGTACATCCTGGCAGCGAAGACCGTCCTGCTCTGTTTGGCCTTCGCCGGCGTTAAGATTTACCAGAGTAATAAGATCGAAGCCAAACTAAAGCGCGAGCGAGAAGAGCGACTGAAGATGATGGCGGAGAAGGAGGAGAGCGAGAAGAAGGACGACTGA